From Thunnus maccoyii chromosome 21, fThuMac1.1, whole genome shotgun sequence, the proteins below share one genomic window:
- the gad2 gene encoding glutamate decarboxylase 2, translating to MASHGFWSLGGDNAGANTGSQSPSTPRAWCQAAAQKLSGGIGSKLCALLNVGEVEKPAEPAVKQPPQTAAETCGCNKSCNCTKAAGGFSDLYSTDLLPAMDGDTKTMTFLQEVVDILLAYIVESFDRETKVIDFHYPNELLQMNNWELQEEPATLDDILISCRATLKYAIKTAHPRYFNQLSTGLDMVGLAADWLTSTANTNMFTYEVAPVFVLLEYVSLKKMREIIGWPDGRGDGIFSPGGAISNMYAMLLARFKMFPEVKEKGMSSVPRLVAFTSEHSHFSIKKGAAALGIGTESVICIKADESGKMIPADLERRILEAKQKGFVPFFVSATAGTTVYGAFDPLIAISDICKKYNIWMHVDGAWGGSLLMSRRHRWKLDGVERANSVTWNPHKMMSVPLQCSALLVREEGLMQNCNQMHACYLFQQDKHYDLSYDTGDKALQCGRHVDIFKLWLMWRAKGTIGFEAQIDKCLELSEYLYNKIKDREGYEMVFDGKPQHTNVCFWYLPPGIRYMEDKEERKKHLHKVAPVIKARMMEYGTTMVSYQPQGDKVNFFRMVISNPAATFEDIDFLIEEIERLGQDL from the exons ATGGCATCACACGGTTTCTGGTCTCTTGGCGGAGATAATGCTGGGGCCAATACCGGGAGTCAGAGCCCCAGTACGC CCAGGGCTTGGTGCCAAGCGGCGGCCCAGAAATTATCCGGAGGAATTGGATCGAAATTATGTG CGCTGCTCAATGTCGGGGAAGTGGAGAAACCCGCCGAACCGGCCGTCAAGCAGCCGCCACAGACGGCGGCTGAAACCTGCGGCTGCAACAAATCCTGCAACTGCACCAAAGCTGCTGGAGGCTTCTCCGACCTCTATTCAACAG ACCTGCTACCTGCTATGGACGGTGATACCAAAACAATGACCTTCCTGCAGGAGGTTGTGGATATTTTACTGGCCTACATCGTGGAGTCTTTCGACAGGGAAACGAAAGTTATTGATTTTCATTATCCAAACGAGCTGCTTCAGATGAACAACTGGGAGCTGCAGGAGGAGCCGGCTACTCTGGATGATATCTTGATCAGCTGTCGCGCTACTCTGAAATACGCCATCAAAACAG CCCACCCCAGGTACTTCAATCAGCTCTCTACAGGATTAGACATGGTTGGACTGGCAGCGGATTGGCTAACATCCACTGCCAACACCAATAT GTTCACCTATGAGGTGGCGCCTGTCTTTGTGCTGCTCGAATACGTCAGTCTGAAGAAGATGAGGGAGATCATTGGCTGGCCGGACGGAAGAGGAGATGGCATTTTCTCTCCTG GTGGTGCTATTTCTAATATGTATGCCATGTTGCTGGCCCGCTTCAAGATGTTCCCTGAAGTGAAGGAGAAAGGAATGTCATCTGTTCCCAGACTGGTGGCCTTCACATCCGAACAT aGCCATTTCTCAATCAAGAAAGGCGCGGCCGCTCTTGGCATCGGGACAGAGAGTGTCATCTGCATCAAAGCAGATGAAAG TGGTAAAATGATCCCAGCTGACCTTGAGAGGAGAATACTGGAGGCGAAACAGAAG GGTTTCGTACCTTTCTTTGTAAGTGCAACTGCAGGAACAACAGTGTACGGAGCCTTTGACCCTCTCATCGCCATCTCTGACATCTGCAAAAAGTACAACATCTGGATGCATGTGGAC GGTGCGTGGGGAGGAAGTCTCCTCATGTCCAGGAGACACAGATGGAAGCTGGACGGCGTTGAGAG GGCCAATTCAGTAACATGGAACCCACACAAGATGATGTCAGTTCCTCTGCAGTGTTCTGCCCTGCTGGTCCGAGAGGAG GGTCTGATGCAGAACTGCAACCAGATGCACGCCTGCTACCTCTTCCAGCAGGACAAACACTACGACCTTTCCTACGACACTGGAGACAAAGCCCTGCAGTGTGGACGCCATGTGGACATCTTCAAGCTATGGCTCATGTGGAGAGCCAAG ggCACCATTGGGTTTGAGGCTCAGATTGACAAGTGTCTGGAGTTGTCGGAGTACCTGTACAACAAGATCAAAGACAGAGAAGGCTACGAGATGGTCTTTGATGGGAAA CCTCAGCACACCAACGTCTGCTTCTGGTACCTCCCTCCTGGGATACGCTACATGgaggacaaagaggagagaaagaaacatttgcACAAG GTGGCCCCGGTGATAAAGGCCAGGATGATGGAGTACGGGACAACCATGGTCAGCTACCAACCGCAAGGGGACAAGGTCAACTTTTTCCGCATGGTGATCTCAAATCCCGCCGCTACCTTCGAGGACATCGACTTTCTTATTGAGGAGATTGAACGACTCGGCCAAGACCTATAA